GCAGCATGTTGGTGCTGGCCACGTACAAAATGAGTCCGAAGCCGGCCGCGAAGCCCATCAGCAGCGTGAGGGGCAGCCACCGCGACCACGCGAACACGCCCATGCCGACTCCGGCTACGGAGAGACCGGTCAGCAGGTTGCGGCGCAGCGCCCAGCGATCCTGGGGTCGGGTGAGCCACAGCGCCGAGAGCAGCGAGCCGAGGCCGAACGAGGCGACCATGAGCCCGTACGCGCGCGGTCCCGCGTGCAGGATCTGCCGCGCGAAGACCGGCAGCAGCGTCATGTACTGGAAGCCGAGCCCGGAGGTGACGCCGAGCAGGAGCAACAGGTTGCGGATCGGGGCGACACTCAGGACGTAGTGGATGCCTTCGCTCACGGGGCGCGCGGGTCCCTTCAGGGGTTGCGCGCCCGGCGCCTTGTCCATGCGGAGCAACATCACCAGCACCACCACGTAGGAGAGCGCGTTCACGAAGAAGCACGTGGTCTCTCCCGCCGCGGCGAGCAGGACGCCGGCGAGCGCGGGGCCGACCACACGCGCCGCGTTGAAGGCGGCGGAGTTGAGCGCAATCGCGTTCGACAGATCCTCTTTTCCCACCATCTCGACCAGGTAGGACTGGCGAGCGGGAAGGTCGAAGGCGCTGATGGCGCCGAACACTCCCGCCAGCGCGAGCAGCATCACTGGATGGATGAGGTGGGTGGCGGCGAGGATCGCCAGGGCGAGCGCCTGGAGCATGGCCAGCGACTGGGTGAGCAGGATCAGCCGGCGCTTGTCGAACCGATCCACCACCACGCCCGCCCAGACCGACAGGGCCGAGACCGGAATGAATTGCGAGAAGCCGAGCAGTCCGAGCATGAGCGGCGAATCGGTGAGGCGATGCATCAGCCATCCCTGACCGACGCTCTGCATCCAGGTGCCGATCAGGGAGACGAGCTGTCCGCTCCAGAAGAGCCGGAAGTTGCGGTGACGAAGCGAGCGAAACCGGTTTCCGACTTCCTCGTGAAGCGCGCTGGACATGCGGCGCGCACGCTATCATGCGGTCGAGCCCGACCCAAGGATGGGCCGCGCTCAGCACTTCGCCTCGAGCCCCGCGAGCCAGGCCAGCGCGCGCTCGGCGAGGAACTCGGGGGCCGAAAGCGGGTGGAGGTGAGCGGCCTGCGGTGACACCACGCGCTCGGCTCGCGGCAGGAGCGACGCCACCTCGGCTTCGGCGGCTCGCGCCCACGCGGTCTCGTGCTCGCCCACCACGAGCAGCGTGGGAGCGGTGATGCGCTGCAGCATCGCGCGCAGGTCGTGCGCGAACGCCAGCCGGACGCACTGCCGCGCCACCCCGATCGGCATGTGCCGGATGCCGTGACCCACCAGATCGAGGACCGCGCCCTGGCACGCGGCGTCGAACACCCATGCGCGGCGGCGCGCATAACTCATCGCCAGGCGCCGGGCCCACGGCTCCGGAAGCCATCGCAGGGTCGCGAGCACGAAAGGCTGCTCCACCCAGCGCTTCCACGAATGGATGCCGGGCGCGCGGGTGCGCGCGAAGGGGCTCGAGAGCACCAGCGCCGACACGCGCTCCGGCCGCCGTGTCGCCCATCGCATGGCCAGCGCCGAACCCAGGGAGTGGCCGAAGACGACCGAAGCGCCCGGCGCGAAAGCGTCGGCGACCCGTTCGAGGTCGTCCATCAGCACCTCCCACGACGGCGGGCCGGTGAAGCGCGCGCGCAGGTCGAAGGTCACGACCCGATAACGGCGCGCGAGCGGGCGGGCCAGCGCGAGGAATCCCTCCTTGAATCCCGGAAGCGGAGGCAGCAGCAGCAGCGTCGGCCCTTCGCCCATCACCACGACCTCGGTGGTCCCATCGCCGAGGTCGAAGCGCTGAGGCGACCAGCCTTCGAGCCACGCCGCGGGCATCCTCGCGCGCCAGCCCTCGGGGAAACGCGCGCCCACGTGTGGCGAGGCCTGCGGTGCGCTCCGCTCGCCGTGTGGAGAGGTGGATGCCATGTGCGCGAGGATACCGCTCCGAGGCGGCGCGCGTGCTTCACATGCCGCCCACTTGCTAAGCTCGCATCGTGAGCGCACTGCATCGTTTCCCCGCCGGCTTCGTCTGGGGCGCCGCCACGTCCGCGCACCAGGTCGAAGGCGGCAACCGGCACAACGACTGGTGGCGATTCGAGTCGGAGCCCGGACGCATCGCGGACGGAGACACGAGCGGGCCGGCGTGCCGCCATTACGAGCTCTTCGACCAGGACTTCGCGCTCGCCGCCGCCGATCACCACGGGGCGCACCGCATGTCGATCGAGTGGAGCCGGATCGAGCCCGAGCCCGACCGGATCGACACGAACGAGGTGCAGCACTACCACGAGGTGTTCTCGTCGATGCGGCGTCATGGGCTCCAGCCGATGGTCACGCTGCATCATTTCACCAATCCCCTGTGGATCGCCGATCGTGGCGGGTGGGAGAACCGCGAGACGGTCGAGCGCTTCGCCCTTTTCGCGCGCTTCTGCGGCCGCGAGTTCGGCGGCGAGGTGGACTGGTGGTGCACCGTGAACGAGCCCGAGGTGTACGCCTTCCGCAGCTTCTCCGAAGGCGTGTGGCCGCCGGCCATGAGGAACGACAGCGCCGCGCTGATGGTCATCGCCAATCTGCTCGAGGCCCACGGCCTCGCCTACCGGGCGCTCCACGAAGCCGACCGCATCGATGCCGACGGCGACGGCTACGCGGCGCGCGTGGGATTCGTCAAGCACTACGCGGTGCTGGAGCCGAGCCGGCCGTGGTTCCCGCTCGATCTGCTCCGGACCTTCTTCGAGAGCCGCGTGTTCAACGACGACGTGCTGAGAGCGCCCCGCACCGGAGACATCGATCTCTCGATTCCCGGCGCCCGGCCGGTGAAGCGGCGCGTGCCCGAGCTGGAGGGGAGCCTCGATTTCGTGGGCCTCAATTACTACGCGCGGTGGAAGGTGAAGATGTTCGCCCCGGATCCTCACGTCGCCACCGAGGGCGCGCCGGTGAACGATCTGGGATGGGAGCTCTATCCGCGGGGGAT
The Candidatus Eisenbacteria bacterium DNA segment above includes these coding regions:
- a CDS encoding MFS transporter, producing MSSALHEEVGNRFRSLRHRNFRLFWSGQLVSLIGTWMQSVGQGWLMHRLTDSPLMLGLLGFSQFIPVSALSVWAGVVVDRFDKRRLILLTQSLAMLQALALAILAATHLIHPVMLLALAGVFGAISAFDLPARQSYLVEMVGKEDLSNAIALNSAAFNAARVVGPALAGVLLAAAGETTCFFVNALSYVVVLVMLLRMDKAPGAQPLKGPARPVSEGIHYVLSVAPIRNLLLLLGVTSGLGFQYMTLLPVFARQILHAGPRAYGLMVASFGLGSLLSALWLTRPQDRWALRRNLLTGLSVAGVGMGVFAWSRWLPLTLLMGFAAGFGLILYVASTNMLLQLTTEDRFRGRVMSFYTFMFIGTAPVGALMAGGIAQSFGAPWANTMCAAVLLGGALWVSYRLKVLAAREAAERLTAPVMTEKVG
- a CDS encoding alpha/beta hydrolase, which translates into the protein MPAAWLEGWSPQRFDLGDGTTEVVVMGEGPTLLLLPPLPGFKEGFLALARPLARRYRVVTFDLRARFTGPPSWEVLMDDLERVADAFAPGASVVFGHSLGSALAMRWATRRPERVSALVLSSPFARTRAPGIHSWKRWVEQPFVLATLRWLPEPWARRLAMSYARRRAWVFDAACQGAVLDLVGHGIRHMPIGVARQCVRLAFAHDLRAMLQRITAPTLLVVGEHETAWARAAEAEVASLLPRAERVVSPQAAHLHPLSAPEFLAERALAWLAGLEAKC
- a CDS encoding glycoside hydrolase family 1 protein, producing the protein MSALHRFPAGFVWGAATSAHQVEGGNRHNDWWRFESEPGRIADGDTSGPACRHYELFDQDFALAAADHHGAHRMSIEWSRIEPEPDRIDTNEVQHYHEVFSSMRRHGLQPMVTLHHFTNPLWIADRGGWENRETVERFALFARFCGREFGGEVDWWCTVNEPEVYAFRSFSEGVWPPAMRNDSAALMVIANLLEAHGLAYRALHEADRIDADGDGYAARVGFVKHYAVLEPSRPWFPLDLLRTFFESRVFNDDVLRAPRTGDIDLSIPGARPVKRRVPELEGSLDFVGLNYYARWKVKMFAPDPHVATEGAPVNDLGWELYPRGIEEALLRLTDLGVPIVITENGVADAADRMRPRVMVDTLVHVAKAIEKGAPVLGYYHWSLMDNFEWADGYRGRFGLYHVDFTDAARTRTRRRSADLYARIARANAVDAEAWREAATLDPLADVG